The following coding sequences lie in one Notolabrus celidotus isolate fNotCel1 chromosome 20, fNotCel1.pri, whole genome shotgun sequence genomic window:
- the nbr1b gene encoding next to BRCA1 gene 1 protein isoform X4 produces MDFYINLKVNFRGNSKNFLLSGSETKSWESMEAMVKRSFGLSSLQLTYFDEENEEVSINSQAEYEEALKSAGRQGNRLLMNVYETRAQPTRVPTNKASATEPKRGFRPPQHCPALAQVVSRKVQAAVPDQGMQLIMKEVKGTKEEDKTPPAWFTSYMEKFKDQVVREAVEKICREFSGQCCIHKPLGGGGGTGTGGGGRAEAVGGAEAEQVPEVSSSTLPGAPSSSTPPCSSCRGQTTGGGYQCSVCTSCTLCEPCSFSHDPSHNLVRARTPLSIPEHGSPAPDHSRFYRRGDRSFRKAEKQRLKAEKRLLKAEVKEIRKQLRMERRGIQWSSSHRDGSSSPVLLQPRATQHNSPERPKRPCPLVVPAMTAAFLDENLPDGTRLRPGTKFIKYWKMRNTGTINWNADTKLKFMWGNLAVGSGDRWREVSVPFLQPGQIGIVSVALCAPTVEGSYTSHWRLAHAGEQFGPRVWCSIVVDPLAPAPMMADGILVSPCVTPQGKNPVTKDGKACATLREQPLMSVDQEEYFIPSVDLLTAQDLLSFELLDINIVQELESVPNNTPADMTPCMSPLPQDGTVQDKSSPSLGLIQEETEAINSIMNVPHEAGAGAEGGSVPAQEEGDDDISGTQFVCETVIRSMTLEEAPDHAPLRASRSGSGKVVRPAAQGGSSSSSCVKSKIVKTEESPDSSPSSPKTPQKPPATLKASLPAPLKASLPAALFATQILGPGPSSAPTPLHGSPRASTLQEHVNTDTGEVSHMKSICVESRLKEKEKESEEGGEKEDEEKREGIRSRSSSTSSEDYIIILPDCFDTSRPLGESMYSSALSQPGDITVITPTDPETSSPNQLGGSIPEVELGEGDAAAGLDTGMSGASSANDMLCTSQTLDDEPLTPEVVALPQNVINPSPESSEETDFTEGAEGSEGSDLYQTEDESGPKKPPKEDADASEDTEEDNSNDPRHPGITSGLVKGALSVAASAYKALFTGQGPTQPPVDASTQETMMAVLVEMGFGDRPLNQRLLNKYNYNLLDVVNELVQLTDNDWYSTRY; encoded by the exons ATGGACTTCTACATCAATCTGAAGGTGAATTTCAGAGGAAATTCCAAAAATTTCCTCCTGTCGGGATCCGAGACCAAGAGCTGGGAGTCAATGGAAGCAATG GTGAAACGATCTTTTGGTCTGTCCAGTCTTCAGCTGACATATTTCGATGAAGAGAATGAAGAG gtgtCTATTAACAGCCAAG cGGAGTATGAGGAGGCACTGAAG AGCGCAGGAAGGCAGGGGAACCGACTGCTAATGAACGTGTACGAGACTCGGGCCCAGCCGACACGGGTCCCCACCAACAAGGCCAGTGCAACAGAGCCAAAGAGGGGCTTCAGACCCCCACAGCACTGCCCTGCTCTGGCCCAGGTGGTCAGCCGCAAAGTCCAGGCTGCAGTGCCGGATCAGGGCATG CAGTTGATAATGAAAGAGGTGAAAGGgaccaaagaagaagacaagactCCTCCAGCCTGGTTCACATCCTACATGGAGAAG TTTAAGGACCAGGTGGTCCGTGAGGCCGTGGAGAAGATCTGCAGAGAGTTTTCTGGACAGTGCTGCATCCACAAGCCcctgggaggaggtggaggaacaGGGACGGGAGGCGGAGGTAGAGCGGAAGCAGTGGGAGGAGCAGAGGCTGAGCAAGTCCCTGAGGTTTCTTCTTCCACTCTGCCTGGAGCTCCatcctcctccacccctccttGCTCCTCCTGCAGGGGGCAGACCACTGGAGGAGGCTACCAGTGCAG tgtGTGTACGTCCTGTACTCTGTGTGAACCCTGCAGCTTCTCTCATGACCCCAGTCATAACCTGGTGAGAGCTAGGACTCCTCTTTCCATTCCAGAGCACGGATCCCCTGCCCCGGACCACAGCAG GTTCTACAGGCGAGGTGACCGCAGCTTCCGGAAGGCAGAGAAGCAGCGTCTGAAAGCAGAGAAGCGCTTGCTGAAGGCTGAGGTCAAAGAGATAAGAAAACAGTTGAGGATGGAGAGGCGAGGAATACAGTGGAGCTCCTCTCACAGAGACGGAAGCTCCTCCCCTGTCCTTCTGCAACCTCGAGCAACCCAGCACAACAGCCCAGA GCGCCCAAAGCGTCCCTGTCCCCTTGTGGTTCCAGCCATGACGGCTGCCTTTCTAGATGAGAACCTTCCTGATGGAACCCGTCTGCGTCCAGGGACCAAGTTTATCAAGTACTGGAAGATGAGGAACACTGGGACAATCAACTGGAATGCTGATACAAAG CTTAAGTTCATGTGGGGAAACCTAGCAGTTGGATCTGGGGACCGTTGGAGGGAAGTGTCTGTCCCCTTCCTCCAGCCTGGACAG atTGGTATAGTGAGTGTAGCACTATGTGCTCCCACTGTGGAAGGCTCATACACTTCCCACTGGCGCCTTGCCCACGCCGGAGAGCAGTTTGGACCAAGGGTTTGGTGCAGCATCGTGGTTGATCCGCTGGCTCCAGCACCAATGATGGCTGATGGGATACTGGTGTCACCCTGTGTCACACCACAG GGTAAGAACCCAGTGACAAAGGATGGAAAAGCCTGTGCAACATTGAGGGAACAACCATTAATGTCGGTGGACCAAGAGGAGTACTTTATCCCCTCGGTGGACCTGCTAACTGCACAG GATCTTCTGTCATTTGAGCTGTTGGACATCAACATTGTCCAAGAATTGGAAAGTGTCCCAAACAACACGCCAGCAG ACATGACACCATGCATGTCCCCTCTGCCTCAAGATGGAACTGTGCAGGACAAAAGCAGTCCCTCCTTGGGTCTCATCCAGGAAGAGACTGAAGCCATCAATAGCATCATGA aTGTTCCTCATGAAGCAGGAGCTGGAGCCGAAGGAGGCAGTGTCCCAGCTCAGGAGGAAGGGGATGATGACATCAGTGGGACTCAGTTTGTTTGCGAGACAGTGATTCGCTCCATGACTTTGGAGGAAGCCCCTGACCACGCCCCTTTAAGAGCGTCTCGTTCAGGGTCAGGTAAAG TAGTGCGACCTGCTGCTCAGGgtggctcctcctcctcctcctgtgtgaaGAGTAAAATAGTGAAAACAGAGGAGAGCCCAGACAGCAGTCCCAGCAGCCCGAAAACCCCTCAGAAACCACCAGCTACCCTGAAAGCTTCTCTCCCTGCCCCACTGAAAGCGTCCTTGCCTGCTGCCCTGTTTGCAACACAGATCCTGGGACCTGGCCCCAGCTCAGCACCCACACCACTCCATGGCTCACCCAGGGCTTCAACACTGCAGGAACATGTGAATACAG ATACAGGGGAAGTTTCCCACATGAAGAGCATCTGTGTGGAGTCCAggctgaaagagaaagagaaggagtcagaagagggaggggagaaagaagatgaggagaagagagaaggcATAAGAAGTCGCTCCTCGTCCACCTCCTCAGAGGATTACATCATCATCCTCCCCGACTGCTTTGACACAAGTCGCCCATTGGGGGAGTCCATGTATAG TTCAGCTCTGTCCCAGCCTGGCGACATCACAGTCATAACCCCCACAGACCCAGAAACCTCTTCTCCTAACCAGCTGGGCGGCTCCATCccagaggtagagctgggtgaaGGTGATGCTGCAGCAGGTCTAGACACAGGGATGTCAGGCGCCAGTAGTGCTAATGACATGCTTTGCACATCTCAGACGCTGGACGACGAGCCGCTAACACCTGAGGTTGTGGCCCTGCCGCAAAACGTCATCAACCCAAG CCCAGAGAGCAGTGAAGAAACAGATTTcacagagggagcagagggCTCAGAGGGGTCGGATCTGTACCAAACAGAAGATG AGTCTGGTCCTAAAAAGCCTCCAAAAGAGGACGCTGACGCTTCTGAAGACACGGAGGAGGACAACTCTAATGATCCCAG acACCCAGGCATCACCAGCGGCCTGGTAAAAGGAGCTTTGTCGGTAGCTGCTTCTGCCTACAAAGCCCTGTTCACTGGACAAGGCCCCACACAG CCTCCAGTGGATGCATCCACACAGGAAACCATGATGGCCGTACTAGTGGAGATGGGATTTGGGGATCGGCCGCTGAACCAGCGACTACTTAACAAATATAACTACAACCTTCTGGATGTTGTCAACGAGCTGGTTCAGTTGACCGACAATGACTGGTACTCTACACGCTACTAA
- the nbr1b gene encoding next to BRCA1 gene 1 protein isoform X1, with amino-acid sequence MDFYINLKVNFRGNSKNFLLSGSETKSWESMEAMVKRSFGLSSLQLTYFDEENEEVSINSQAEYEEALKSAGRQGNRLLMNVYETRAQPTRVPTNKASATEPKRGFRPPQHCPALAQVVSRKVQAAVPDQGMQLIMKEVKGTKEEDKTPPAWFTSYMEKFKDQVVREAVEKICREFSGQCCIHKPLGGGGGTGTGGGGRAEAVGGAEAEQVPEVSSSTLPGAPSSSTPPCSSCRGQTTGGGYQCSVCTSCTLCEPCSFSHDPSHNLVRARTPLSIPEHGSPAPDHSRFYRRGDRSFRKAEKQRLKAEKRLLKAEVKEIRKQLRMERRGIQWSSSHRDGSSSPVLLQPRATQHNSPERPKRPCPLVVPAMTAAFLDENLPDGTRLRPGTKFIKYWKMRNTGTINWNADTKLKFMWGNLAVGSGDRWREVSVPFLQPGQIGIVSVALCAPTVEGSYTSHWRLAHAGEQFGPRVWCSIVVDPLAPAPMMADGILVSPCVTPQGKNPVTKDGKACATLREQPLMSVDQEEYFIPSVDLLTAQDLLSFELLDINIVQELESVPNNTPADMTPCMSPLPQDGTVQDKSSPSLGLIQEETEAINSIMNVPHEAGAGAEGGSVPAQEEGDDDISGTQFVCETVIRSMTLEEAPDHAPLRASRSGSGKVVRPAAQGGSSSSSCVKSKIVKTEESPDSSPSSPKTPQKPPATLKASLPAPLKASLPAALFATQILGPGPSSAPTPLHGSPRASTLQEHVNTDTGEVSHMKSICVESRLKEKEKESEEGGEKEDEEKREGIRSRSSSTSSEDYIIILPDCFDTSRPLGESMYSSALSQPGDITVITPTDPETSSPNQLGGSIPEVELGEGDAAAGLDTGMSGASSANDMLCTSQTLDDEPLTPEVVALPQNVINPSPESSEETDFTEGAEGSEGSDLYQTEDESGPKKPPKEDADASEDTEEDNSNDPRHPGITSGLVKGALSVAASAYKALFTGQGPTQPPVDASTQETMMAVLVEMGFGDRPLNQRLLNKYNYNLLDVVNELVQLTDNDCRFIAADLWVPLQLL; translated from the exons ATGGACTTCTACATCAATCTGAAGGTGAATTTCAGAGGAAATTCCAAAAATTTCCTCCTGTCGGGATCCGAGACCAAGAGCTGGGAGTCAATGGAAGCAATG GTGAAACGATCTTTTGGTCTGTCCAGTCTTCAGCTGACATATTTCGATGAAGAGAATGAAGAG gtgtCTATTAACAGCCAAG cGGAGTATGAGGAGGCACTGAAG AGCGCAGGAAGGCAGGGGAACCGACTGCTAATGAACGTGTACGAGACTCGGGCCCAGCCGACACGGGTCCCCACCAACAAGGCCAGTGCAACAGAGCCAAAGAGGGGCTTCAGACCCCCACAGCACTGCCCTGCTCTGGCCCAGGTGGTCAGCCGCAAAGTCCAGGCTGCAGTGCCGGATCAGGGCATG CAGTTGATAATGAAAGAGGTGAAAGGgaccaaagaagaagacaagactCCTCCAGCCTGGTTCACATCCTACATGGAGAAG TTTAAGGACCAGGTGGTCCGTGAGGCCGTGGAGAAGATCTGCAGAGAGTTTTCTGGACAGTGCTGCATCCACAAGCCcctgggaggaggtggaggaacaGGGACGGGAGGCGGAGGTAGAGCGGAAGCAGTGGGAGGAGCAGAGGCTGAGCAAGTCCCTGAGGTTTCTTCTTCCACTCTGCCTGGAGCTCCatcctcctccacccctccttGCTCCTCCTGCAGGGGGCAGACCACTGGAGGAGGCTACCAGTGCAG tgtGTGTACGTCCTGTACTCTGTGTGAACCCTGCAGCTTCTCTCATGACCCCAGTCATAACCTGGTGAGAGCTAGGACTCCTCTTTCCATTCCAGAGCACGGATCCCCTGCCCCGGACCACAGCAG GTTCTACAGGCGAGGTGACCGCAGCTTCCGGAAGGCAGAGAAGCAGCGTCTGAAAGCAGAGAAGCGCTTGCTGAAGGCTGAGGTCAAAGAGATAAGAAAACAGTTGAGGATGGAGAGGCGAGGAATACAGTGGAGCTCCTCTCACAGAGACGGAAGCTCCTCCCCTGTCCTTCTGCAACCTCGAGCAACCCAGCACAACAGCCCAGA GCGCCCAAAGCGTCCCTGTCCCCTTGTGGTTCCAGCCATGACGGCTGCCTTTCTAGATGAGAACCTTCCTGATGGAACCCGTCTGCGTCCAGGGACCAAGTTTATCAAGTACTGGAAGATGAGGAACACTGGGACAATCAACTGGAATGCTGATACAAAG CTTAAGTTCATGTGGGGAAACCTAGCAGTTGGATCTGGGGACCGTTGGAGGGAAGTGTCTGTCCCCTTCCTCCAGCCTGGACAG atTGGTATAGTGAGTGTAGCACTATGTGCTCCCACTGTGGAAGGCTCATACACTTCCCACTGGCGCCTTGCCCACGCCGGAGAGCAGTTTGGACCAAGGGTTTGGTGCAGCATCGTGGTTGATCCGCTGGCTCCAGCACCAATGATGGCTGATGGGATACTGGTGTCACCCTGTGTCACACCACAG GGTAAGAACCCAGTGACAAAGGATGGAAAAGCCTGTGCAACATTGAGGGAACAACCATTAATGTCGGTGGACCAAGAGGAGTACTTTATCCCCTCGGTGGACCTGCTAACTGCACAG GATCTTCTGTCATTTGAGCTGTTGGACATCAACATTGTCCAAGAATTGGAAAGTGTCCCAAACAACACGCCAGCAG ACATGACACCATGCATGTCCCCTCTGCCTCAAGATGGAACTGTGCAGGACAAAAGCAGTCCCTCCTTGGGTCTCATCCAGGAAGAGACTGAAGCCATCAATAGCATCATGA aTGTTCCTCATGAAGCAGGAGCTGGAGCCGAAGGAGGCAGTGTCCCAGCTCAGGAGGAAGGGGATGATGACATCAGTGGGACTCAGTTTGTTTGCGAGACAGTGATTCGCTCCATGACTTTGGAGGAAGCCCCTGACCACGCCCCTTTAAGAGCGTCTCGTTCAGGGTCAGGTAAAG TAGTGCGACCTGCTGCTCAGGgtggctcctcctcctcctcctgtgtgaaGAGTAAAATAGTGAAAACAGAGGAGAGCCCAGACAGCAGTCCCAGCAGCCCGAAAACCCCTCAGAAACCACCAGCTACCCTGAAAGCTTCTCTCCCTGCCCCACTGAAAGCGTCCTTGCCTGCTGCCCTGTTTGCAACACAGATCCTGGGACCTGGCCCCAGCTCAGCACCCACACCACTCCATGGCTCACCCAGGGCTTCAACACTGCAGGAACATGTGAATACAG ATACAGGGGAAGTTTCCCACATGAAGAGCATCTGTGTGGAGTCCAggctgaaagagaaagagaaggagtcagaagagggaggggagaaagaagatgaggagaagagagaaggcATAAGAAGTCGCTCCTCGTCCACCTCCTCAGAGGATTACATCATCATCCTCCCCGACTGCTTTGACACAAGTCGCCCATTGGGGGAGTCCATGTATAG TTCAGCTCTGTCCCAGCCTGGCGACATCACAGTCATAACCCCCACAGACCCAGAAACCTCTTCTCCTAACCAGCTGGGCGGCTCCATCccagaggtagagctgggtgaaGGTGATGCTGCAGCAGGTCTAGACACAGGGATGTCAGGCGCCAGTAGTGCTAATGACATGCTTTGCACATCTCAGACGCTGGACGACGAGCCGCTAACACCTGAGGTTGTGGCCCTGCCGCAAAACGTCATCAACCCAAG CCCAGAGAGCAGTGAAGAAACAGATTTcacagagggagcagagggCTCAGAGGGGTCGGATCTGTACCAAACAGAAGATG AGTCTGGTCCTAAAAAGCCTCCAAAAGAGGACGCTGACGCTTCTGAAGACACGGAGGAGGACAACTCTAATGATCCCAG acACCCAGGCATCACCAGCGGCCTGGTAAAAGGAGCTTTGTCGGTAGCTGCTTCTGCCTACAAAGCCCTGTTCACTGGACAAGGCCCCACACAG CCTCCAGTGGATGCATCCACACAGGAAACCATGATGGCCGTACTAGTGGAGATGGGATTTGGGGATCGGCCGCTGAACCAGCGACTACTTAACAAATATAACTACAACCTTCTGGATGTTGTCAACGAGCTGGTTCAGTTGACCGACAATGACTG
- the nbr1b gene encoding next to BRCA1 gene 1 protein isoform X2, which yields MDFYINLKVNFRGNSKNFLLSGSETKSWESMEAMVKRSFGLSSLQLTYFDEENEEVSINSQAEYEEALKSAGRQGNRLLMNVYETRAQPTRVPTNKASATEPKRGFRPPQHCPALAQVVSRKVQAAVPDQGMLIMKEVKGTKEEDKTPPAWFTSYMEKFKDQVVREAVEKICREFSGQCCIHKPLGGGGGTGTGGGGRAEAVGGAEAEQVPEVSSSTLPGAPSSSTPPCSSCRGQTTGGGYQCSVCTSCTLCEPCSFSHDPSHNLVRARTPLSIPEHGSPAPDHSRFYRRGDRSFRKAEKQRLKAEKRLLKAEVKEIRKQLRMERRGIQWSSSHRDGSSSPVLLQPRATQHNSPERPKRPCPLVVPAMTAAFLDENLPDGTRLRPGTKFIKYWKMRNTGTINWNADTKLKFMWGNLAVGSGDRWREVSVPFLQPGQIGIVSVALCAPTVEGSYTSHWRLAHAGEQFGPRVWCSIVVDPLAPAPMMADGILVSPCVTPQGKNPVTKDGKACATLREQPLMSVDQEEYFIPSVDLLTAQDLLSFELLDINIVQELESVPNNTPADMTPCMSPLPQDGTVQDKSSPSLGLIQEETEAINSIMNVPHEAGAGAEGGSVPAQEEGDDDISGTQFVCETVIRSMTLEEAPDHAPLRASRSGSGKVVRPAAQGGSSSSSCVKSKIVKTEESPDSSPSSPKTPQKPPATLKASLPAPLKASLPAALFATQILGPGPSSAPTPLHGSPRASTLQEHVNTDTGEVSHMKSICVESRLKEKEKESEEGGEKEDEEKREGIRSRSSSTSSEDYIIILPDCFDTSRPLGESMYSSALSQPGDITVITPTDPETSSPNQLGGSIPEVELGEGDAAAGLDTGMSGASSANDMLCTSQTLDDEPLTPEVVALPQNVINPSPESSEETDFTEGAEGSEGSDLYQTEDESGPKKPPKEDADASEDTEEDNSNDPRHPGITSGLVKGALSVAASAYKALFTGQGPTQPPVDASTQETMMAVLVEMGFGDRPLNQRLLNKYNYNLLDVVNELVQLTDNDCRFIAADLWVPLQLL from the exons ATGGACTTCTACATCAATCTGAAGGTGAATTTCAGAGGAAATTCCAAAAATTTCCTCCTGTCGGGATCCGAGACCAAGAGCTGGGAGTCAATGGAAGCAATG GTGAAACGATCTTTTGGTCTGTCCAGTCTTCAGCTGACATATTTCGATGAAGAGAATGAAGAG gtgtCTATTAACAGCCAAG cGGAGTATGAGGAGGCACTGAAG AGCGCAGGAAGGCAGGGGAACCGACTGCTAATGAACGTGTACGAGACTCGGGCCCAGCCGACACGGGTCCCCACCAACAAGGCCAGTGCAACAGAGCCAAAGAGGGGCTTCAGACCCCCACAGCACTGCCCTGCTCTGGCCCAGGTGGTCAGCCGCAAAGTCCAGGCTGCAGTGCCGGATCAGGGCATG TTGATAATGAAAGAGGTGAAAGGgaccaaagaagaagacaagactCCTCCAGCCTGGTTCACATCCTACATGGAGAAG TTTAAGGACCAGGTGGTCCGTGAGGCCGTGGAGAAGATCTGCAGAGAGTTTTCTGGACAGTGCTGCATCCACAAGCCcctgggaggaggtggaggaacaGGGACGGGAGGCGGAGGTAGAGCGGAAGCAGTGGGAGGAGCAGAGGCTGAGCAAGTCCCTGAGGTTTCTTCTTCCACTCTGCCTGGAGCTCCatcctcctccacccctccttGCTCCTCCTGCAGGGGGCAGACCACTGGAGGAGGCTACCAGTGCAG tgtGTGTACGTCCTGTACTCTGTGTGAACCCTGCAGCTTCTCTCATGACCCCAGTCATAACCTGGTGAGAGCTAGGACTCCTCTTTCCATTCCAGAGCACGGATCCCCTGCCCCGGACCACAGCAG GTTCTACAGGCGAGGTGACCGCAGCTTCCGGAAGGCAGAGAAGCAGCGTCTGAAAGCAGAGAAGCGCTTGCTGAAGGCTGAGGTCAAAGAGATAAGAAAACAGTTGAGGATGGAGAGGCGAGGAATACAGTGGAGCTCCTCTCACAGAGACGGAAGCTCCTCCCCTGTCCTTCTGCAACCTCGAGCAACCCAGCACAACAGCCCAGA GCGCCCAAAGCGTCCCTGTCCCCTTGTGGTTCCAGCCATGACGGCTGCCTTTCTAGATGAGAACCTTCCTGATGGAACCCGTCTGCGTCCAGGGACCAAGTTTATCAAGTACTGGAAGATGAGGAACACTGGGACAATCAACTGGAATGCTGATACAAAG CTTAAGTTCATGTGGGGAAACCTAGCAGTTGGATCTGGGGACCGTTGGAGGGAAGTGTCTGTCCCCTTCCTCCAGCCTGGACAG atTGGTATAGTGAGTGTAGCACTATGTGCTCCCACTGTGGAAGGCTCATACACTTCCCACTGGCGCCTTGCCCACGCCGGAGAGCAGTTTGGACCAAGGGTTTGGTGCAGCATCGTGGTTGATCCGCTGGCTCCAGCACCAATGATGGCTGATGGGATACTGGTGTCACCCTGTGTCACACCACAG GGTAAGAACCCAGTGACAAAGGATGGAAAAGCCTGTGCAACATTGAGGGAACAACCATTAATGTCGGTGGACCAAGAGGAGTACTTTATCCCCTCGGTGGACCTGCTAACTGCACAG GATCTTCTGTCATTTGAGCTGTTGGACATCAACATTGTCCAAGAATTGGAAAGTGTCCCAAACAACACGCCAGCAG ACATGACACCATGCATGTCCCCTCTGCCTCAAGATGGAACTGTGCAGGACAAAAGCAGTCCCTCCTTGGGTCTCATCCAGGAAGAGACTGAAGCCATCAATAGCATCATGA aTGTTCCTCATGAAGCAGGAGCTGGAGCCGAAGGAGGCAGTGTCCCAGCTCAGGAGGAAGGGGATGATGACATCAGTGGGACTCAGTTTGTTTGCGAGACAGTGATTCGCTCCATGACTTTGGAGGAAGCCCCTGACCACGCCCCTTTAAGAGCGTCTCGTTCAGGGTCAGGTAAAG TAGTGCGACCTGCTGCTCAGGgtggctcctcctcctcctcctgtgtgaaGAGTAAAATAGTGAAAACAGAGGAGAGCCCAGACAGCAGTCCCAGCAGCCCGAAAACCCCTCAGAAACCACCAGCTACCCTGAAAGCTTCTCTCCCTGCCCCACTGAAAGCGTCCTTGCCTGCTGCCCTGTTTGCAACACAGATCCTGGGACCTGGCCCCAGCTCAGCACCCACACCACTCCATGGCTCACCCAGGGCTTCAACACTGCAGGAACATGTGAATACAG ATACAGGGGAAGTTTCCCACATGAAGAGCATCTGTGTGGAGTCCAggctgaaagagaaagagaaggagtcagaagagggaggggagaaagaagatgaggagaagagagaaggcATAAGAAGTCGCTCCTCGTCCACCTCCTCAGAGGATTACATCATCATCCTCCCCGACTGCTTTGACACAAGTCGCCCATTGGGGGAGTCCATGTATAG TTCAGCTCTGTCCCAGCCTGGCGACATCACAGTCATAACCCCCACAGACCCAGAAACCTCTTCTCCTAACCAGCTGGGCGGCTCCATCccagaggtagagctgggtgaaGGTGATGCTGCAGCAGGTCTAGACACAGGGATGTCAGGCGCCAGTAGTGCTAATGACATGCTTTGCACATCTCAGACGCTGGACGACGAGCCGCTAACACCTGAGGTTGTGGCCCTGCCGCAAAACGTCATCAACCCAAG CCCAGAGAGCAGTGAAGAAACAGATTTcacagagggagcagagggCTCAGAGGGGTCGGATCTGTACCAAACAGAAGATG AGTCTGGTCCTAAAAAGCCTCCAAAAGAGGACGCTGACGCTTCTGAAGACACGGAGGAGGACAACTCTAATGATCCCAG acACCCAGGCATCACCAGCGGCCTGGTAAAAGGAGCTTTGTCGGTAGCTGCTTCTGCCTACAAAGCCCTGTTCACTGGACAAGGCCCCACACAG CCTCCAGTGGATGCATCCACACAGGAAACCATGATGGCCGTACTAGTGGAGATGGGATTTGGGGATCGGCCGCTGAACCAGCGACTACTTAACAAATATAACTACAACCTTCTGGATGTTGTCAACGAGCTGGTTCAGTTGACCGACAATGACTG